Proteins encoded in a region of the Oscillospiraceae bacterium MB24-C1 genome:
- a CDS encoding bifunctional 4-hydroxy-2-oxoglutarate aldolase/2-dehydro-3-deoxy-phosphogluconate aldolase: MTETTLQTILESKVIAIVRGISAQGVCELAQAMKQGGLRCIEVTFDHTSEAARQETLKSICAIKAQFGHEMCIGAGTVLSVEDVGEAQRAGAEYIISPNTDAAVIKETKHLGLVSIPGAYTPSEVVFAHQCGADVVKLFPAGILGAAYIKALKAPLKHIPMMAVGGVTPQNTPDFLTAGAVGVGVGGNLVSPKLVAERRFEEIAAIARQYADAVRG, from the coding sequence ATGACAGAAACGACACTACAAACCATTTTAGAAAGCAAGGTCATCGCCATTGTGCGCGGCATTTCGGCACAGGGCGTGTGTGAACTCGCCCAAGCCATGAAGCAGGGCGGGCTGCGCTGCATCGAGGTCACGTTTGACCACACGAGCGAAGCGGCGCGGCAGGAGACGCTAAAATCTATCTGCGCGATAAAAGCGCAGTTTGGTCACGAAATGTGTATCGGCGCGGGGACGGTGCTGTCGGTGGAGGACGTCGGTGAAGCGCAGCGCGCCGGGGCGGAATATATTATTTCGCCGAACACCGACGCGGCAGTCATAAAAGAGACCAAGCACTTGGGGTTGGTGTCAATTCCCGGGGCGTATACCCCCTCGGAGGTGGTGTTTGCGCACCAGTGTGGGGCAGACGTCGTAAAGCTGTTCCCGGCTGGGATATTGGGCGCGGCCTATATCAAGGCGCTTAAAGCACCTTTAAAGCACATCCCGATGATGGCGGTAGGCGGTGTGACGCCGCAGAACACGCCGGATTTTCTGACGGCGGGCGCTGTTGGCGTTGGCGTCGGCGGCAACCTCGTGTCGCCAAAGCTTGTAGCCGAGCGGCGCTTTGAAGAAATCGCCGCCATCGCGCGACAATATGCCGACGCGGTTCGGGGGTGA
- a CDS encoding 2-dehydro-3-deoxygalactonokinase → MAVRVYYDLGTSNVRIFVLDRALNALYTARRALGAKDSAIVGNNSALIAGMKEMYDAALQALSLNDADVVQIYASGMATSPYGFEEIPHCTVPVTVAEFARRGVFTHQEKKAFNREILLVAGMKTTADDIAFVNNTRGEEIEVVGVMAELEKRFGDEPVAVILPGSHTHVMLVGAGAIKGIVSNFTGELFHALKTQTILAPVMDTEFDRPDIDALLMGAQNAAHFGFNRALYIGHAMRLFGEGDTRARRCYCEGVISGGMITALDYYCENVWQGCQNAAIVSNAYMGDVFLALLTQSRTIENVQRIEIDANKSYALEGLKRIIRCRGEE, encoded by the coding sequence ATGGCCGTGCGGGTTTATTATGACCTTGGTACCTCAAACGTGCGCATCTTTGTGCTGGATCGCGCGCTTAACGCGCTTTATACCGCCCGCCGGGCGCTGGGTGCGAAGGATTCCGCCATCGTGGGGAATAATAGCGCGTTGATTGCGGGCATGAAAGAGATGTACGACGCGGCGCTTCAAGCACTCTCGCTCAACGATGCCGATGTGGTGCAAATTTACGCCTCGGGCATGGCGACCTCGCCCTATGGCTTTGAGGAGATTCCCCACTGCACGGTGCCGGTCACCGTCGCGGAATTTGCCCGTCGCGGTGTGTTCACACATCAAGAAAAAAAGGCGTTCAACCGTGAAATTCTACTCGTTGCGGGCATGAAGACGACGGCGGACGACATCGCGTTTGTCAACAACACACGCGGCGAGGAGATTGAGGTCGTCGGCGTGATGGCCGAGCTTGAAAAGCGTTTTGGCGACGAGCCCGTAGCGGTGATTCTGCCCGGTTCGCACACCCATGTTATGCTAGTAGGGGCGGGGGCGATTAAGGGCATTGTCTCAAACTTTACCGGGGAGCTGTTTCACGCGCTTAAAACCCAGACGATTTTAGCGCCGGTGATGGATACCGAATTTGACCGCCCCGACATCGACGCGCTGCTGATGGGCGCGCAGAACGCTGCGCATTTTGGCTTTAACCGCGCTTTGTACATTGGGCATGCCATGCGCTTATTTGGGGAAGGGGACACGCGCGCCCGCCGCTGCTATTGCGAGGGCGTGATCTCCGGCGGGATGATCACTGCGCTGGATTATTACTGCGAAAACGTCTGGCAGGGCTGCCAAAACGCCGCAATTGTTTCAAACGCCTACATGGGCGACGTGTTTTTGGCTCTGCTGACGCAGAGTCGCACCATTGAAAATGTGCAGCGGATTGAGATTGACGCCAACAAGAGCTACGCGCTCGAGGGGTTAAAACGCATCATCCGCTGCCGGGGAGAAGAGTGA
- a CDS encoding phosphoglycerate dehydrogenase produces MKKVMITSRSFGSIDDTPMDILKDAGYEIVLRGKDFDQQKFNAEIADYDALVIGAHDFPAEVLAGCKKLKIICKHGAGLDNIPIEAAKAQGIMVCNVPGTNANAVADLTFGLMLCCARQIVAANNRVHTGAWKTITGTDVYAKTLGLLGFGAIAKNVARRAAGFNMKVLAYDPFIKTLPEEFSHVTLCDNIMEVISQCDFLSLHLPLTDETRGMIGAKELSAMKQGAYLINAARGGIVDEKDLYNALVSGRLAAAAMDVSEKEPIDPANPLLTLENVVITPHLGMYSKEAIGAVSTICAQNAAAMLTGEALQFRVV; encoded by the coding sequence ATGAAGAAAGTGATGATTACCTCCCGCTCGTTCGGGTCCATCGACGATACGCCGATGGATATTTTAAAGGACGCGGGCTACGAGATTGTCCTGCGGGGCAAAGATTTTGACCAGCAGAAATTTAATGCCGAGATTGCGGATTATGATGCGCTGGTCATCGGCGCGCACGATTTTCCTGCCGAGGTGCTGGCGGGCTGCAAAAAGCTCAAAATTATCTGCAAGCACGGGGCGGGATTGGATAATATTCCGATTGAGGCGGCCAAGGCGCAGGGTATTATGGTTTGTAATGTGCCGGGGACCAATGCCAACGCTGTGGCTGACCTGACCTTCGGCCTGATGCTCTGCTGTGCGCGGCAAATTGTCGCCGCCAACAACCGGGTACACACCGGCGCGTGGAAAACCATAACCGGAACCGATGTCTACGCCAAGACGCTGGGGCTTTTAGGCTTTGGCGCAATCGCTAAAAATGTGGCACGGCGGGCGGCGGGCTTTAATATGAAGGTGTTGGCTTACGACCCGTTTATTAAAACGCTGCCCGAAGAGTTTTCACACGTGACGTTGTGTGATAATATCATGGAGGTCATTTCGCAGTGCGATTTTCTATCGTTGCACCTGCCGCTGACCGATGAGACGCGCGGCATGATTGGGGCTAAGGAGCTTTCTGCGATGAAGCAGGGGGCATATCTCATCAACGCGGCGCGCGGCGGCATTGTCGATGAAAAAGATTTATACAACGCGCTGGTTTCAGGGCGCCTGGCTGCTGCGGCGATGGATGTCTCAGAAAAAGAGCCGATCGACCCCGCCAATCCGCTGCTGACGCTTGAAAATGTCGTTATTACGCCGCATCTGGGCATGTACTCCAAAGAGGCTATCGGCGCGGTGAGCACCATCTGTGCGCAGAACGCCGCCGCCATGCTGACGGGTGAAGCGCTGCAATTTCGCGTGGTGTAA
- a CDS encoding bifunctional 2-keto-4-hydroxyglutarate aldolase/2-keto-3-deoxy-6-phosphogluconate aldolase has product MLDKETIIKRIEEKGLVAVVRAETADQAQRITEACLEGGCASIELTFTVPGAHRVIEALAKAYTPDQIMLGAGTVLDSETARIAILSGAQYVVSPCFDADAAKLCNRYRLPYMAGCMTLKEAVTAMEAGCDILKIFPGDLFGPKILKAIHGPIPYAKMMPTGGVDVNNVAEWIKAGAVAVGAGGSLTAGAKTGDYAKITATARQFIANIQSARGA; this is encoded by the coding sequence ATGCTGGACAAAGAAACAATTATCAAACGTATCGAAGAAAAGGGCCTTGTCGCCGTTGTGCGCGCCGAAACTGCCGATCAGGCGCAGCGCATTACCGAGGCGTGTTTAGAAGGTGGCTGCGCCTCAATCGAGTTAACATTCACCGTGCCGGGTGCGCACCGTGTCATTGAAGCGTTGGCCAAGGCCTACACCCCTGACCAGATCATGCTGGGGGCGGGTACCGTGCTCGACAGCGAAACGGCGCGCATCGCCATTCTCTCGGGCGCGCAATATGTCGTCAGCCCCTGCTTTGACGCCGACGCGGCGAAGCTTTGCAACCGCTACCGCCTGCCCTATATGGCGGGCTGCATGACGCTCAAAGAAGCGGTTACCGCAATGGAGGCGGGTTGTGATATTCTCAAAATCTTCCCCGGTGACCTGTTTGGCCCCAAGATTTTAAAGGCGATTCACGGGCCGATTCCCTACGCCAAGATGATGCCCACCGGTGGTGTCGATGTCAACAACGTTGCCGAGTGGATCAAGGCCGGTGCCGTCGCCGTGGGCGCGGGTGGCTCGCTGACCGCGGGCGCCAAGACCGGAGATTACGCAAAAATTACCGCTACCGCGCGCCAGTTCATTGCGAACATTCAGTCGGCGCGCGGCGCTTAA
- the gndA gene encoding NADP-dependent phosphogluconate dehydrogenase encodes MGAYQIGLLGLGVMGSSLAKNLINHGFVTALTSKNEAERARFNHTGDYKIFDSNEAFVAALKKPRVIFLMVTAGKPVDMVIEALSPLMEAGDAIIDGGNSFYQDTSRRYNALAEKGIHYLGVGVSGGEKGALEGPSMMVGGSRAAWETARPFLTEVAAKIADDTPCCDYLGAQGAGHYVKMVHNGIEYGILQLIAETYQLLTKGMGYSVAQAAEVFARWREGALSSYLIDITALVLSKADADSGEPLITKICDMAGQKGTGNWTLLEGIARGVYIPTIAEAVFARALSQKKALRQASVATLSGPQNKTELTELMLQQALHAGIVCCYTQGLELIAAASDEFGWNIDLEKTVSLWRGGCIIRSVLLFDIMESYRTQQGLQNLMLAPRFAALLNDLSDGWRKTVTQAAQSGIAAPALISTLSYYDSCRTDPMPTALVQGLRDCFGAHTYHRVDKEGSFHTDWEN; translated from the coding sequence ATGGGGGCGTATCAGATCGGGCTGCTGGGCCTTGGCGTCATGGGCAGCAGTCTCGCTAAAAACCTGATCAACCACGGCTTTGTCACGGCGCTGACCAGTAAGAATGAAGCCGAGCGCGCTCGCTTTAACCACACGGGCGATTATAAAATTTTTGATTCAAACGAGGCATTTGTCGCCGCGCTGAAAAAGCCGCGTGTCATCTTTTTGATGGTTACAGCGGGCAAACCGGTGGATATGGTGATTGAAGCACTTTCTCCGCTGATGGAAGCGGGAGATGCGATCATCGACGGTGGCAACTCGTTTTATCAGGACACCAGCCGCCGCTATAATGCGCTGGCGGAAAAGGGCATCCACTATCTTGGCGTGGGCGTTTCGGGCGGTGAAAAAGGCGCGCTCGAAGGCCCGAGTATGATGGTGGGCGGAAGCCGTGCCGCGTGGGAAACTGCCCGCCCGTTTTTGACCGAGGTAGCAGCCAAAATCGCCGACGACACTCCCTGCTGCGACTATCTTGGGGCACAGGGCGCGGGGCATTATGTCAAAATGGTGCACAACGGTATCGAATACGGCATTTTGCAGCTCATTGCCGAAACCTATCAGCTTTTGACCAAGGGGATGGGCTATTCGGTTGCACAGGCTGCCGAGGTGTTCGCGCGCTGGCGCGAGGGGGCGCTCTCGAGCTACCTCATCGACATCACAGCACTGGTTCTGAGTAAAGCCGACGCTGACAGCGGTGAGCCGCTCATCACCAAAATCTGCGACATGGCCGGACAGAAGGGCACCGGCAACTGGACGCTGCTGGAGGGCATTGCACGCGGGGTCTATATCCCCACCATTGCCGAGGCGGTGTTTGCGCGCGCGCTTTCTCAGAAAAAGGCGCTGCGTCAGGCAAGTGTTGCGACATTGAGCGGCCCACAGAATAAAACTGAACTTACCGAGCTGATGCTGCAACAGGCGCTTCACGCGGGCATCGTCTGCTGCTATACACAGGGGTTGGAACTAATTGCGGCGGCAAGCGATGAGTTCGGGTGGAATATCGACCTCGAAAAGACCGTTTCGCTCTGGCGCGGGGGTTGCATTATTCGCAGCGTACTGCTTTTTGACATTATGGAGAGCTACCGCACACAGCAGGGGCTTCAAAACCTGATGTTAGCGCCACGCTTTGCCGCCCTGCTCAACGATTTGTCTGACGGTTGGCGCAAGACGGTGACGCAGGCCGCACAAAGCGGCATCGCCGCGCCGGCGTTGATCTCAACGCTGTCCTATTACGACAGCTGCCGCACCGACCCCATGCCCACGGCGCTGGTGCAGGGGCTGCGTGACTGCTTCGGCGCGCACACCTATCACCGAGTGGATAAAGAGGGGTCTTTCCACACCGACTGGGAAAACTAA
- a CDS encoding SDR family oxidoreductase, protein MNLFDLTGKKAIVTGGAGGLGLGITEGLLEAGAEVAIVARSAAADEAARAFYEKGYRCHAVRGDVSDASSRKALFERAVAVLDGLDILVNNAGIQRRHPSEEFPLEDWQAVLDTNLTALFAMCQLAGQYFLQNGGGKIINLASMLSFFGGYTVPAYAAAKGGVAQLTKALANEWAGRGICVNAIAPGYMDTPMNVALINDPVRNDEILKRIPAKRWGTPADMKGPAVFLASSASDYLNGAIIPVDGGYLGR, encoded by the coding sequence ATGAACCTGTTTGATTTAACCGGAAAAAAGGCTATTGTCACCGGCGGAGCCGGCGGTCTGGGCCTTGGCATCACCGAAGGTCTGCTCGAAGCGGGGGCTGAGGTGGCCATTGTGGCCCGAAGCGCCGCCGCCGATGAGGCCGCCCGCGCCTTTTATGAAAAGGGCTACCGCTGTCATGCCGTGCGGGGCGACGTTTCCGATGCTTCCTCTCGCAAGGCGCTGTTCGAGCGGGCGGTGGCGGTGCTCGACGGGTTGGATATTCTGGTGAATAACGCCGGAATTCAGCGCCGTCACCCTTCTGAGGAATTTCCGCTTGAGGACTGGCAGGCGGTGTTAGACACCAACCTGACCGCCTTGTTTGCCATGTGCCAGCTGGCCGGACAGTATTTTCTCCAAAACGGCGGCGGGAAAATCATCAACCTGGCGTCGATGCTCTCGTTCTTCGGGGGATACACCGTGCCGGCCTACGCCGCGGCCAAGGGCGGTGTGGCGCAGTTGACCAAGGCGCTGGCTAACGAGTGGGCGGGGCGGGGCATCTGTGTTAATGCCATTGCGCCCGGCTATATGGATACGCCGATGAATGTCGCGCTCATAAATGACCCGGTGCGAAACGACGAGATTCTAAAGCGAATCCCTGCTAAAAGATGGGGCACCCCAGCCGACATGAAAGGCCCGGCGGTGTTTTTAGCCAGCAGCGCGTCGGATTATCTCAATGGCGCGATCATTCCGGTGGACGGTGGCTATCTCGGGCGCTAA
- a CDS encoding transporter substrate-binding domain-containing protein, giving the protein MRLIKIIIFTLLCWGLLCPQVLALDTVLRVAVNPNLPPFQMRQTDGALIGLHIDLMKSIAQRNNYLVEYIICDTNSACEQALKNGEADLILGVVLPPSLEQGDQLTAEISRSPLCMIVPKNKVKELIPDNALDGHRAVFEKGTIGYSFMSSLGNLSYHVVADQMRVFDELYLAESDVAVAVKSSAVFLLNEAGCSDDFTILRNYMVPISYTIKVAPGNKQLREELDRGIEFLRVSGEYNRMFDRWTFAEKSKPAALDYLRQYWYITVGLPLVLGFIGWSNLQMNKKLKLQVAEKTSELQQTNAMLELRLLQIQNDAEVQRRIIETSPNAMLIIDPGGVILILNKSACRIMGVTPNMVGEPITKIPLCEFLLREKFQQVINGVGYPNEIKKYIGNGHSYQYSIFPLYELNNISGALLEVKDITQDVNDAQQLLEREKNRVLNQLVAGIAHEIKNPLTSIKNFAVLLKRKKDNPQFQESFSTIVPQEVERINQLVESLIDYARPHTAQKDETLFEEAVRPCIFLVKGMRFASSVDFCVEIQPGLTLLADPNQLKQIILNLLLNAVESLEQKSKQHPGFLSKLNIHALSMGGGATVLTVADNGMGMSQDIINKATEPFFTTKTTGTGMGLAITRQFVEENNGRLVIDSVEMHFTSVTIYFGR; this is encoded by the coding sequence GTGAGATTGATAAAAATTATTATATTTACGTTACTGTGCTGGGGCTTATTGTGCCCACAGGTCTTGGCGCTGGATACCGTTTTACGCGTTGCAGTTAACCCTAATCTGCCGCCGTTTCAGATGCGCCAGACCGACGGTGCGTTGATCGGTCTGCACATCGACCTGATGAAAAGCATTGCCCAGCGCAATAACTATCTTGTGGAATACATTATCTGCGATACCAATTCCGCCTGTGAGCAGGCGCTTAAAAACGGCGAAGCAGATCTGATTTTGGGCGTCGTACTGCCGCCGTCTTTGGAACAGGGCGACCAGCTCACAGCTGAAATATCGCGTTCTCCGCTGTGTATGATCGTCCCGAAAAATAAAGTCAAGGAATTGATTCCGGACAATGCGTTGGACGGACACCGGGCGGTGTTTGAGAAGGGGACCATCGGCTACTCCTTTATGTCGAGCCTTGGCAACCTTTCTTATCACGTGGTGGCCGATCAGATGCGGGTTTTTGATGAGCTTTATTTGGCGGAATCTGACGTGGCGGTGGCGGTTAAAAGCAGCGCGGTGTTTTTGCTGAACGAGGCCGGATGTTCAGACGACTTTACTATTTTGCGCAACTATATGGTGCCGATTTCTTATACCATTAAGGTGGCACCGGGCAATAAGCAGCTGCGTGAGGAGCTTGACAGAGGCATCGAATTTCTGCGGGTGAGCGGCGAATATAACCGAATGTTTGATAGGTGGACCTTTGCGGAAAAAAGCAAACCGGCAGCGCTTGATTATCTGCGCCAGTACTGGTATATCACCGTTGGGCTGCCGCTGGTGCTGGGCTTTATCGGCTGGAGTAATTTGCAGATGAACAAAAAACTTAAATTGCAGGTGGCCGAAAAAACCTCCGAGCTGCAACAGACCAACGCAATGCTTGAGCTGCGACTTTTGCAGATACAAAATGATGCCGAGGTACAGCGCCGTATCATAGAAACCAGCCCGAACGCCATGTTGATTATCGACCCCGGCGGCGTTATTTTGATACTAAACAAAAGCGCCTGCAGAATCATGGGTGTGACGCCCAACATGGTGGGGGAGCCCATCACGAAAATTCCGTTATGCGAATTTTTGCTGCGCGAAAAATTCCAGCAGGTGATAAACGGGGTGGGATACCCAAACGAAATTAAAAAATATATCGGCAACGGACACAGCTACCAGTACAGCATCTTCCCACTTTATGAGCTTAACAACATCAGCGGGGCATTACTGGAGGTTAAGGATATCACGCAGGATGTCAATGACGCCCAGCAATTGTTAGAGCGTGAAAAGAACCGTGTGCTCAATCAGCTTGTTGCGGGTATTGCACATGAGATTAAAAATCCGCTGACCTCTATCAAGAATTTTGCGGTGTTATTAAAGCGCAAAAAGGACAACCCCCAGTTTCAGGAGTCTTTTTCCACCATTGTTCCGCAGGAGGTGGAGCGTATCAATCAGCTTGTCGAAAGCCTGATCGACTACGCCCGCCCGCACACGGCACAAAAGGATGAGACGTTGTTTGAAGAAGCGGTGCGCCCCTGCATCTTTTTGGTCAAGGGCATGCGTTTTGCGTCCTCGGTGGATTTTTGTGTGGAGATTCAGCCGGGGCTGACGCTGTTGGCCGACCCCAACCAGCTCAAACAGATCATCTTAAATCTGCTGCTCAACGCGGTAGAATCGCTAGAGCAAAAAAGCAAGCAACATCCCGGGTTTTTATCGAAGCTCAACATTCACGCTTTATCAATGGGCGGCGGCGCGACGGTGTTAACGGTGGCGGATAATGGCATGGGTATGTCTCAGGACATTATCAATAAGGCTACCGAGCCATTTTTCACAACCAAAACCACCGGCACCGGCATGGGGCTGGCGATCACACGTCAGTTTGTAGAAGAAAACAACGGTAGACTGGTTATCGACAGTGTAGAAATGCATTTTACCAGTGTAACAATCTATTTCGGGAGGTAG
- a CDS encoding sigma-54 dependent transcriptional regulator: MKHQILVIDDEPNICLTLKMALEDDYEVFTANTAEEGLATLQSEAIALCLLDLRIGPADGMEVLKQIKSLNSHIAVVMITAYGSIKSSVTAMQNGAYGYLTKPIDLDEMVLVINQALEFRQLNEKVEYMSGALETRFGMGEIIGKSEPMQKLYKLIDRIKDIDSSVVITGESGTGKELVARALHFSGNRKNERFVEVNCAAIPEGLLEEELFGHKRGAFTGAISDSKGKFEFAGKGTVFLDEIGDMPLSLQAKLLRVLQQKEITPIGENRKVPVRARVIAATNRDITALVDEGKFRQDLYFRLNVIELHIPPLRERRGDILDLAAHFIAKNCVQLKKPPMTIAKAAQRSLMEYTYPGNVRELANMIEYATIFANGGEITAEDLPKRAAGDEQTAMVEFENMTLKEIELKVIAMRLKANGGSIRLTAQQLGISDKGLRNKLEQSQINYKELK; this comes from the coding sequence ATGAAGCATCAAATTCTCGTCATAGACGATGAACCCAACATTTGTCTAACGCTAAAAATGGCGCTGGAAGACGACTACGAAGTTTTTACGGCAAACACTGCCGAAGAGGGCCTGGCCACATTGCAGTCAGAGGCAATCGCGCTTTGTCTGCTGGACCTGCGGATAGGCCCCGCGGATGGAATGGAGGTTTTAAAGCAGATTAAAAGCCTCAATTCACATATTGCCGTTGTTATGATAACGGCCTACGGCAGCATTAAGTCGTCGGTAACGGCGATGCAAAATGGCGCCTATGGCTATTTGACCAAGCCGATCGACCTCGACGAGATGGTTTTAGTCATTAATCAGGCGTTGGAGTTTAGGCAGCTAAACGAAAAGGTCGAATATATGAGCGGCGCTCTGGAAACCCGCTTTGGCATGGGAGAAATTATCGGCAAAAGCGAGCCGATGCAAAAGCTTTACAAGCTGATTGACCGCATCAAGGACATCGATTCCAGCGTCGTCATAACCGGCGAGAGCGGCACCGGCAAGGAATTGGTGGCGCGGGCGCTTCATTTTAGCGGAAACCGCAAAAACGAACGCTTTGTAGAGGTGAACTGTGCCGCTATCCCCGAGGGGCTGCTGGAGGAGGAGCTGTTCGGGCACAAGCGAGGCGCGTTCACCGGCGCAATTTCCGACAGCAAGGGCAAGTTTGAATTCGCTGGAAAAGGAACGGTGTTTTTGGACGAAATCGGCGACATGCCGCTTAGCCTACAGGCCAAGCTGCTGCGGGTACTGCAGCAAAAAGAAATTACGCCGATCGGTGAAAACCGCAAGGTGCCGGTCAGGGCCAGGGTGATCGCCGCCACCAATCGCGATATTACAGCACTGGTGGACGAGGGCAAGTTTAGACAGGACCTTTATTTTCGCTTAAACGTCATTGAACTACATATTCCGCCGCTGCGCGAACGACGGGGCGATATTCTAGATCTGGCGGCGCATTTTATAGCTAAAAATTGTGTCCAGCTCAAAAAGCCACCGATGACCATTGCAAAGGCGGCGCAGCGCAGCCTGATGGAGTACACCTACCCTGGCAATGTTCGGGAGCTTGCCAATATGATTGAATATGCCACCATCTTTGCCAACGGCGGTGAAATTACGGCGGAGGATTTGCCCAAAAGGGCCGCCGGCGATGAACAGACAGCGATGGTGGAATTTGAGAACATGACACTCAAAGAGATTGAACTAAAGGTGATTGCCATGCGCCTTAAAGCAAATGGCGGCAGCATTCGGTTGACGGCCCAACAGCTTGGCATCAGCGATAAAGGACTGAGAAACAAGCTCGAACAGTCGCAGATCAACTATAAGGAGCTTAAATGA
- a CDS encoding ABC transporter substrate-binding protein: protein MRRNRVLSCLIALAIILVAGCGGTDTEAFSVTLPQKSTGQPRDEIVIATNQDITSTDPQAADELAAARVFYLIYDRLFNIDPYTGEILPSLVKSYLKTTDTVWIFSLRDDVYFHDGSRLTAQDVKFSLDRAKNSERVKAQLSTMKEVQALDDFTVKVVLNEPYQPFLAKLCLTGCSIVSKAAVENNGGRFKPIGTGPYRLTEWRVGNRIVLDRFEHYFDGISPTSRLVMRAIPDNQARLRALEDGEIQVAEWLDSADFEKVIENPGLKLLQVPSVTVAHIALNVTKPPLNNVLVRRAIARAIDKERLVRETLLGNGQAATTVLGPGISGYYDKMEGFPYDPQEAKKLLAQVGYPNGFTLELLTVESVFDFCLPLLQQNLADVGITLKVVPRDSTTFFKKINAGEQMAHIGTWNNVILDPDRSVDPFYSPYFGAASNRMRYKNTRVDALIEQGRRSADAQARVEIYRELQEIIVSDSPWVPLYSTNTTVCVARGIGGFSPHPANQHNYTRIVMFD from the coding sequence ATGAGGCGAAATCGTGTGTTGAGCTGCCTAATAGCGTTGGCGATAATACTTGTTGCGGGCTGCGGCGGCACAGACACCGAGGCGTTTAGCGTCACGCTGCCGCAGAAAAGTACGGGGCAGCCCCGCGACGAGATTGTCATTGCGACCAATCAGGACATCACCTCCACCGACCCGCAGGCCGCTGACGAGCTTGCCGCCGCCCGCGTGTTTTATCTGATCTATGACAGGCTGTTCAATATAGACCCCTACACCGGTGAAATTTTGCCCTCGCTGGTCAAATCCTATCTTAAAACGACCGACACGGTGTGGATTTTTTCGCTGCGGGACGACGTCTATTTTCACGACGGAAGCCGCTTGACGGCGCAGGATGTCAAGTTCAGTCTAGATCGGGCAAAGAACTCCGAGCGGGTAAAGGCGCAGCTTTCTACCATGAAGGAGGTACAGGCGCTTGACGACTTTACTGTCAAGGTGGTGTTAAACGAGCCGTACCAGCCCTTTTTAGCCAAGTTGTGTCTGACGGGTTGCAGCATTGTGAGCAAAGCCGCGGTCGAAAATAACGGCGGTCGGTTTAAGCCGATTGGCACCGGCCCTTACCGACTGACCGAATGGCGTGTCGGGAACCGCATTGTGCTTGATCGGTTTGAGCATTATTTTGACGGCATTTCGCCAACTTCGCGGCTGGTTATGCGCGCAATCCCCGACAATCAGGCGCGGCTGCGCGCCCTTGAAGATGGTGAGATACAGGTGGCCGAGTGGCTGGATTCCGCCGACTTTGAAAAGGTCATTGAAAACCCCGGGCTAAAGCTTTTGCAGGTGCCGTCGGTGACGGTTGCCCATATTGCACTCAACGTGACCAAGCCACCGCTCAACAATGTGCTGGTTCGGCGGGCGATTGCACGCGCCATCGACAAAGAGAGGCTGGTTAGGGAGACGCTGCTTGGCAACGGACAGGCGGCGACCACTGTTTTGGGCCCGGGCATCAGCGGATATTACGACAAAATGGAAGGCTTCCCCTATGACCCACAGGAGGCTAAAAAGCTGCTGGCGCAGGTCGGCTACCCCAACGGCTTTACGCTGGAGTTGCTCACGGTGGAGTCGGTTTTTGATTTTTGCCTACCGCTGTTGCAGCAAAATCTTGCAGATGTCGGCATAACGTTAAAGGTGGTGCCGCGTGATTCTACAACCTTCTTCAAAAAAATCAACGCGGGCGAACAGATGGCGCATATCGGCACCTGGAACAACGTAATTTTGGACCCCGACAGAAGCGTAGACCCTTTTTATTCCCCGTATTTCGGTGCGGCCAGCAACCGGATGCGCTATAAAAACACAAGGGTGGATGCGCTTATTGAGCAAGGGCGCAGAAGCGCGGATGCGCAGGCCCGTGTTGAAATTTACCGTGAGCTTCAGGAGATTATTGTTTCGGATAGCCCGTGGGTTCCGTTATATAGCACGAACACTACCGTTTGCGTCGCGCGCGGCATCGGCGGATTTTCGCCGCATCCTGCCAATCAGCACAACTATACGCGCATTGTAATGTTTGATTAA